One window of the Diospyros lotus cultivar Yz01 chromosome 12, ASM1463336v1, whole genome shotgun sequence genome contains the following:
- the LOC127786902 gene encoding TMV resistance protein N-like isoform X1: MFGFVFIVFILFMFRLVMAPSLSSPISPPEQEYDVFLSFSGLDSRKNIISHLQAALKRNNFRTFKDDKNLDRGKDIATGLFEAIENSSMSIIVFSKNYFASKWCLAELEKIMEYSKNLRHIVIPIFVDIEPSDIRNLKGSIAETLAKHEEEVPNTENWRATLTEVASLAGFVSNSDTDEASLVEDIVKDVEGKLNSGIQLNVAKHPVGIEPRLQKLLKELCLESSDDVRIIAIWGVGGLGKTTIAKATYNYIHSRFEGCSFVDNVREKWEQSNKGLLALQNQIRSDILKNKSSKIRNSHKGVEFLKHRAFYGRKVLLVLDDVDHVKQLNALAIDPRFLYRGSRIIVTTRDISSLNSLTKYELELLNKDESLRLFSLHAFNQHNPPEGFMELSNTVVDYAEGIPLVLEVWGCFLNGNNDQSEWRSAIAKMKKIPHDDVEWRSAIAKMKKIPHDDVQRKVQQVLDKVKFLDLSYCENLTTTPNLFGLPSLEKLNLDDCVRLQEVDKSIGHLSYYTIDDDTTDDDDVSYHTTDDDTIDDDDVSYHTTDDDTFDDDDVRYHTTDDDTIDDDDVNYYTIDDDTFMMSVICYKQ; this comes from the exons atgtttggttTTGTATTCATCGTCTTCATTTTATTCATGTTTAGGCTTGTCATGGCTCCTTCATTGTCATCTCCCATCTCACCACCAGAGCAGGAATACGATGTCTTCTTAAGTTTCAGCGGCCTTGATAGCCGCAAGAACATTATTAGTCATCTACAAGCTGCTTTGAAGCGAAATAACTTTCGCACATTTAAAGATGACAAAAACTTGGATAGAGGAAAGGATATTGCGACAGGACTATTCGAAGCAATTGAGAATTCATCAATGTCTATTATTGTGTTCTCAAAGAACTACTTTGCATCAAAATGGTGTCTGGCTGAACTCGAGAAGATTATGGAGTATAGCAAGAACTTACGTCATATTGTTATTCCCATCTTTGTTGATATAGAGCCATCTGATATACGAAATTTAAAAGGGAGTATTGCGGAAACCTTGGCCAAACACGAAGAAGAAGTTCCTAATACGGAGAATTGGAGAGCAACTCTGACTGAAGTTGCCAGTTTGGCTGGTTTCGTCTCCAACAGCGATAc GGATGAAGCAAGCTTGGTTGAGGATATTGTTAAAGATGTTGAAGGAAAATTAAATTCGGGCATACAGTTAAATGTTGCAAAGCATCCAGTTGGAATAGAGCCTCGCTTACAAAAGCTACTTAAGGAGTTGTGCTTGGAGTCATCTGATGATGTTCGCATTATAGCAATATGGGGAGTCGGTGGACTAGGTAAGACAACAATTGCCAAAGCTACGTATAATTATATTCATAGCAGATTTGAAGGTTGCAGCTTTGTCGACAATGTTAGAGAAAAATGGGAGCAATCAAATAAGGGTTTGCTTGCTTTGCAAAATCAAATTCGATCTGATATCTTGAAGAATAAAAGTTCTAAAATTAGAAACTCTCACAAAGGGGTTGAATTCTTAAAACACAGAGCTTTCTACGGAAGAAAAGTGCTCCTAGTTCTTGATGATGTAGACCATGTGAAACAGTTGAATGCACTAGCCATTGATCCAAGGTTTCTCTATCGTGGGAGTAGAATTATTGTAACTACTAGAGATATTTCTTCCTTAAACTCACTTACCAAATATGAGCTTGAGCTGTTGAATAAAGATGAATCTCTTCGACTCTTCAGTTTGCATGCCTTCAACCAACACAATCCCCCAGAGGGTTTTATGGAGCTTTCAAATACAGTGGTGGATTATGCCGAGGGTATTCCATTAGTTCTTGAAGTTTGGGGTTGCTTTTTAAATGGCAACAACGATCAATCTGAATGGAGAAGTGCAAttgcaaaaatgaaaaagattcCTCATGATGACGTTGAATGGAGAAGTGCAAttgcaaaaatgaaaaagattcCTCATGATGACGTTCAAAGAAAAGTGCAACAGGTTTTAGATAAAGTAAAATTTCTGGACCTCAGTTATTGTgaaaatttaaccacaactccTAATTTATTTGGGCTTCCCAGTCTTGAGAAACTGAATCTTGACGACTGCGTAAGATTGCAAGAGGTGGATAAATCTATTGGGCATCTCAGTTATTACACAATTGATGATGACACAACCGATGATGATGATGTCAGTTATCACACAACTGATGATGACACAATCGATGATGATGATGTCAGCTATCACACAACTGATGATGACacatttgatgatgatgatgtcaGGTATCACACAACTGATGATGACACAATCGATGATGATGATGTCAATTATTACACAATTGATGATGACACATTCATGATGTCAGTTATATGCTACAAACAATAG
- the LOC127786902 gene encoding TMV resistance protein N-like isoform X2: MAPSLSSPISPPEQEYDVFLSFSGLDSRKNIISHLQAALKRNNFRTFKDDKNLDRGKDIATGLFEAIENSSMSIIVFSKNYFASKWCLAELEKIMEYSKNLRHIVIPIFVDIEPSDIRNLKGSIAETLAKHEEEVPNTENWRATLTEVASLAGFVSNSDTDEASLVEDIVKDVEGKLNSGIQLNVAKHPVGIEPRLQKLLKELCLESSDDVRIIAIWGVGGLGKTTIAKATYNYIHSRFEGCSFVDNVREKWEQSNKGLLALQNQIRSDILKNKSSKIRNSHKGVEFLKHRAFYGRKVLLVLDDVDHVKQLNALAIDPRFLYRGSRIIVTTRDISSLNSLTKYELELLNKDESLRLFSLHAFNQHNPPEGFMELSNTVVDYAEGIPLVLEVWGCFLNGNNDQSEWRSAIAKMKKIPHDDVEWRSAIAKMKKIPHDDVQRKVQQVLDKVKFLDLSYCENLTTTPNLFGLPSLEKLNLDDCVRLQEVDKSIGHLSYYTIDDDTTDDDDVSYHTTDDDTIDDDDVSYHTTDDDTFDDDDVRYHTTDDDTIDDDDVNYYTIDDDTFMMSVICYKQ, encoded by the exons ATGGCTCCTTCATTGTCATCTCCCATCTCACCACCAGAGCAGGAATACGATGTCTTCTTAAGTTTCAGCGGCCTTGATAGCCGCAAGAACATTATTAGTCATCTACAAGCTGCTTTGAAGCGAAATAACTTTCGCACATTTAAAGATGACAAAAACTTGGATAGAGGAAAGGATATTGCGACAGGACTATTCGAAGCAATTGAGAATTCATCAATGTCTATTATTGTGTTCTCAAAGAACTACTTTGCATCAAAATGGTGTCTGGCTGAACTCGAGAAGATTATGGAGTATAGCAAGAACTTACGTCATATTGTTATTCCCATCTTTGTTGATATAGAGCCATCTGATATACGAAATTTAAAAGGGAGTATTGCGGAAACCTTGGCCAAACACGAAGAAGAAGTTCCTAATACGGAGAATTGGAGAGCAACTCTGACTGAAGTTGCCAGTTTGGCTGGTTTCGTCTCCAACAGCGATAc GGATGAAGCAAGCTTGGTTGAGGATATTGTTAAAGATGTTGAAGGAAAATTAAATTCGGGCATACAGTTAAATGTTGCAAAGCATCCAGTTGGAATAGAGCCTCGCTTACAAAAGCTACTTAAGGAGTTGTGCTTGGAGTCATCTGATGATGTTCGCATTATAGCAATATGGGGAGTCGGTGGACTAGGTAAGACAACAATTGCCAAAGCTACGTATAATTATATTCATAGCAGATTTGAAGGTTGCAGCTTTGTCGACAATGTTAGAGAAAAATGGGAGCAATCAAATAAGGGTTTGCTTGCTTTGCAAAATCAAATTCGATCTGATATCTTGAAGAATAAAAGTTCTAAAATTAGAAACTCTCACAAAGGGGTTGAATTCTTAAAACACAGAGCTTTCTACGGAAGAAAAGTGCTCCTAGTTCTTGATGATGTAGACCATGTGAAACAGTTGAATGCACTAGCCATTGATCCAAGGTTTCTCTATCGTGGGAGTAGAATTATTGTAACTACTAGAGATATTTCTTCCTTAAACTCACTTACCAAATATGAGCTTGAGCTGTTGAATAAAGATGAATCTCTTCGACTCTTCAGTTTGCATGCCTTCAACCAACACAATCCCCCAGAGGGTTTTATGGAGCTTTCAAATACAGTGGTGGATTATGCCGAGGGTATTCCATTAGTTCTTGAAGTTTGGGGTTGCTTTTTAAATGGCAACAACGATCAATCTGAATGGAGAAGTGCAAttgcaaaaatgaaaaagattcCTCATGATGACGTTGAATGGAGAAGTGCAAttgcaaaaatgaaaaagattcCTCATGATGACGTTCAAAGAAAAGTGCAACAGGTTTTAGATAAAGTAAAATTTCTGGACCTCAGTTATTGTgaaaatttaaccacaactccTAATTTATTTGGGCTTCCCAGTCTTGAGAAACTGAATCTTGACGACTGCGTAAGATTGCAAGAGGTGGATAAATCTATTGGGCATCTCAGTTATTACACAATTGATGATGACACAACCGATGATGATGATGTCAGTTATCACACAACTGATGATGACACAATCGATGATGATGATGTCAGCTATCACACAACTGATGATGACacatttgatgatgatgatgtcaGGTATCACACAACTGATGATGACACAATCGATGATGATGATGTCAATTATTACACAATTGATGATGACACATTCATGATGTCAGTTATATGCTACAAACAATAG